Sequence from the Thermomonas sp. HDW16 genome:
CGCCGTGCACACCGCGCCCGGCCACGGCCAGGAAGACTTCGCGGTGTCGCAGAAGTACGGCCTGATCGACAAGTATTCCGCAGCGCAGCTCAACCCGGTCGATGGCCGCGGCGTGTACCTGCCTTCGACGCCGCCTGCGGGCGACACCGAACTCGCCGGCATGCATGTGTGGAAAGCCAACGAGGCGATCCCGGAAGTGCTGCGCGGCAGGGACGCATTGCTCGCATTTTCCAAGCTCAGCCACAGCTACCCGCATTGCTGGCGACACAAGACACCGGTGGCGTTCCGCGCCACGCCGCAGTGGTTCATCTCGATGGAGCAGGCGCACCTGCGCCGTGACGCATTGGCCGCCATCGAAACCGTGACGTGGTATCCCGGCTGGGGCCAGGCGCGCATCGCCGGCATGGTCGCCGATCGCCCGGACTGGACGATCTCGCGCCAGCGCACCTGGGGCGTGCCGATCGCCTTGTTCGTGCATCGCGAAACCGGTGAGCCGCATCCGCGCAGTGTCGAGCTGATGCGCCAGGTCGCCGACCGCGTCGAGCAGGGCGGCGTGGACGTCTGGTATTCGCTGGATGCCGCCGAGCTGCTGGGCGATGAGGCTGCGCAGTACGACAAGATCACCGACATCCTCGATGTCTGGTTCGATTCCGGCGTGACCCACGAAGCGGTGTTGCTGCCGCGCGGTCTCGGCAAGCCGGCCGACCTGTACCTGGAAGGTTCCGACCAGCATCGCGGCTGGTTCCAGAGTTCGCTGCTCACCGGCGTGGCCATCGACAAGGCCGCGCCGTACCGGCAATGCCTGACCCACGGCTTCACCGTGGACGAGCACGGCCGCAAGATGTCGAAGTCGCTGGGTAACGGCATCGAGCCGCAGGACATCATGAAGACGCTGGGCGCGGACATCCTGCGCCTGTGGATCGCCAGTGCCGACTACAGCAACGAGATGTCGCTGTCGCAGGAGATCCTCAAGCGTAATGCGGACGCCTACCGTCGCATCCGCAACACCGCGCGCTTCCTGCTCGGCAACCTGCACGGCTTCGATCCCGCCCGCGACCTGCTGCCGCTGGACGAGATGGTGGCGCTGGATCGGTGGATCGTGCATCGCGCCTGGCAGGTGCAGGAAGAGATCGCCAAGGCTTATGCGGATTACGATTTCGCCGCGGTGGTGCAGGCGCTGATGAATTTCTGCAGCGTGGATCTTGGTTCGTTGTATCTCGATGTCACCAAGGATCGCCTGTACACCATGCGCGAGGATTCGCGCGGCCGTCGCAGCGCGCAATCGGCGATGTATCGCATCGCCGAGGCTTTCGTACGCTGGATCGCGCCGGTGCTGAGCTTCACCGCCGATGAAATGTGGCAGCAGTTGCCGGGTGAGCGTGCAGCCAATGTGCTGTTCGCGACCTGGTACGAGGGCCTGGCGCCGTTGGCGGACGATGCCGCGTTGTCGGCAACCGACATGGACGGTTTGCTCGCGCTGCGCGAGCAGGTGTCCAAGGTGCTGGAGCCGATGCGCGCCGCCGGCGAGATCGGTGCCGCACTCGATGCGGAGATCGAACTGCGTTGCGGCGTTGCCGAGCAGAACCGGCTGGCTCCGTTGGCCGACGAATTGCGCTTCCTGTTCATCAGCGGCGACGTGAGCGTGGTCCCGGATGCGGCTGCGAAGGGTGTGGTCGGGGTGTTTGCGCAGCCGACGACGAAGGTGAAGTGCGTGCGTTGCTGGCAGCGCCGCGAAGATGTCGGTAGCGATGCGCGCCATCCGGACTTGTGCATGCGCTGCGTGTCCAATATCGAAGGACCGGGCGAAGACCGGAAGTGGTTCTGATGACGGCATCCGTAAAACCCAATGCACTGCCCTGGTTGCTGGTTTCGCTGCTGGTGCTGGTGCTGGATCAGTGGACCAAGGCCTGGGTGTTGTCGGCCTTGCCGGAATACACCGCCGTGCCGGTGATCGACGGCTTCTGGAACTGGTACCGCACCTACAACACCGGCGCGGCCTTCAGCTTCCTGGCCGATGCCGGCGGCTGGCAGAA
This genomic interval carries:
- the ileS gene encoding isoleucine--tRNA ligase; protein product: MRGDLPKREPATLERWESEGLYAQIRGVAKGRPQFVLHDGPPYANGAIHLGHAVNKILKDIIVKSKTLAGFDAPYIPGWDCHGLPIEIAIEKKWGKVGVKLDAVEFRQKCREYANEQIDVQRRDFKRLGVLGDWDNPYRTLDFKFEADEIRALAKVVENGHLLRGVKPVYWCFDCGSALAEAEIEYQDKTSPAVDVAYAARNPQALSRAFGSELPEGVEVAVPIWTTTPWTLPASLAISLGPQLDYVLAEGPTKADGTRRWLVLAEALAEKALKRYGVDEVVILGHVQGEKLEGMQFAHPFYDERDIPILLGDHVSAEDGTGAVHTAPGHGQEDFAVSQKYGLIDKYSAAQLNPVDGRGVYLPSTPPAGDTELAGMHVWKANEAIPEVLRGRDALLAFSKLSHSYPHCWRHKTPVAFRATPQWFISMEQAHLRRDALAAIETVTWYPGWGQARIAGMVADRPDWTISRQRTWGVPIALFVHRETGEPHPRSVELMRQVADRVEQGGVDVWYSLDAAELLGDEAAQYDKITDILDVWFDSGVTHEAVLLPRGLGKPADLYLEGSDQHRGWFQSSLLTGVAIDKAAPYRQCLTHGFTVDEHGRKMSKSLGNGIEPQDIMKTLGADILRLWIASADYSNEMSLSQEILKRNADAYRRIRNTARFLLGNLHGFDPARDLLPLDEMVALDRWIVHRAWQVQEEIAKAYADYDFAAVVQALMNFCSVDLGSLYLDVTKDRLYTMREDSRGRRSAQSAMYRIAEAFVRWIAPVLSFTADEMWQQLPGERAANVLFATWYEGLAPLADDAALSATDMDGLLALREQVSKVLEPMRAAGEIGAALDAEIELRCGVAEQNRLAPLADELRFLFISGDVSVVPDAAAKGVVGVFAQPTTKVKCVRCWQRREDVGSDARHPDLCMRCVSNIEGPGEDRKWF